The sequence below is a genomic window from Scatophagus argus isolate fScaArg1 chromosome 8, fScaArg1.pri, whole genome shotgun sequence.
CGGTCAGGTCAGCATGTATTTATGTGCCAAAGTTGCACTTTGGACATTCAAAATCAGTGGTTGTGATGttctttaaaaagataaaacaccTTTTTGAGCTTGCAATGGTTCAGTTTCCCTGAGGCTTTGAGGAAGGCTTTTTTGAGCCCCTGTTCTGAGGGCTGATCCAGGACCTGGACTATCTCCTTGTCAGTGAGGTGCTCATATAATCTGCCAcaaggaaaatattaaaaatgtgaacaatCCCCTCAGCTGTGTATTAATCAGATGTAGATGTAACATTTCtccactgaaatgaacaaaaatggcCGCACTTTACTCTGTTGAGCTGTGCACTTACATCATCCCAAAAGTTTCCAGCAAAGTTCAAACTGAGAGGAATCTGATTTTACTCAGCTTTTCTGTCATCTGAGATTTTCTTCAGTGACAACGAAGACAAAACCTCACATGATCCCGCACTGCTgtggtcttttgtttttcctgcatgCTGGCTGTTTACAGCTGTTGgagtaatttgtgtgtgtgtgtgtgtgtgactgaagcagGACGGCGAATAAAAACTCTCACAGCCTGACGTCAGACGTGCGTCCGGCTTTGATGAGAACTTACTGCTGGTCACTTTGTCCTGTGAGTCTGCCGTGTTCTCACCTGGTGATACCTGAGCAGCAGAGAGTGGAGGGAGTCGGGCAGGTAGAgggacagaggggaggagggggtgatgGTGCAGGAGTCGACCAGCCGGCCGGTGGACGGGGACACGGCCTGGCTCAGCTGCCACAGGAAGATCTCAGGGCTGGACAGCAGCAGAGCGGCGAgccacaccagcagcagcttcagcagcacGGAGCGGCAGCGCTCCACCCGCCGTGTCTTCGGCTGGGACGAGGAGGTGGCGGCGTGGAAACGATCGATACCCAGAGCGCACAGAGTGAAGGAGGTGATGCCCAGAGACACGGCCTGCAGACACCAAGAGGCAGCAGTCAGCGAGTTAATCTCTGCAGGAGAGTTCTCATCACAGCAGTGCAACAGCTGTCGCTTCCTTAACCAACTACACTCAGaaagattcaaggattcaaggattcaaggagcttcATTCACAGAATTCTGACAGACACGTTAACTAGTCCCGGCTGAAGGGAAGTGATGTGTGAGGTAAAGTGATGGTCACATGATGGTCAGATCACGACGTCTGGACCCAGTCCTGCATGTCCCTGATATACTTGTTGTGCCTTTGCAGTTGAAACGTTTGTGtgtagcttttattttgacaggcaGCTtgagacagcaggaagaggcTGAGTCAGGTAACCTTTAACTGGACGTGTTACACCTGGCTGAGATCTGCAGATCAAAATGTGAGGTAGACGAGATCTGCTCTGAAGTTTAGCAGAGACATCATTATGTCACAATCAATTCaagttgacttgactttaaCGTCTCGTGACTCTGCAATCTGGTTTTGTAAAGATCAacagatttttgattttaaaacttTGATATAAATTTACCAattcttcattaaaaaataCGTTGCATCAAAAGCAACAACTCCTCCCTGCTCCTCAGAGGTTTAACTGTTTACATTCCCAATAGTCCATGAAGGTTCTCCTACTGCCCCCCTCAGAACAAACTCTGGACATTTTAGCACTAAAGGCAacctcacttcctcttcctcctcctacTTCCACACAAGCCCCACCCACCTCCATATAAGGCACCATGCGGCAGGTGATGTCACCCAGGATTCTCCTGTGGGAGAGCTGGTTGAGGACCACCACAGGAAGGCAGAGCACCAGGACCAGGAAGTCCCAGAATGCCATGCTGGCCAGCAGGTAGTTCCATGCAGACCTCATGTAGTAGTTGTTCCACACGATACACATGACAGCCATGTTGCCCACCACGCCCACCGCCAGCACCAGGCCTGCCAGGAACAGGACTGCGTAGGCAGCGTACGAACTGTCCGCCAGCGGGTAGAAGGGGTTGAAGAGTCCTGGGACATCATGGTCAGAGCTGGAGGCGTTTCCATGGAGACTGACATTATTATCATCACCTGCAATGAATTTTGTTCCATTGTTGAAGTCGGTGGGATGCGGCGCTGTCACTGAGTCATTCTCAAAGGACTGGCTGAAGGTGGACTGTTGCTCCTCCTCGTCTGCGCCACGGGCCAGGCGGCGGTGCTGGTCCAGGTCCAGATCCAGCATCTCAGGAATGGGGAGGCTCTGGTTGGGGATGTCATCTGAGGTCCTGAGCTGTTTGGTGATCCAGAGGGGTTCCAGTTTGACACGGGATGAGGGTTTGTCACGGGCGTCGTGCTGACCGCCGTGTTCCCAGACGGTCTTAGCGTCAGAAAACAGCAGCGGCAGGTAGAGACACAAccacaggctgacagacagggCCATGATGCAGATTTTAAAAGTCAAAGGTTCCTTTTAATTTGAGATTCAAACCAGAAATGTTTAGGACTGGTTGTTTTGGTGCTCTAAAGAACGTCACAACAGGATAATAGCGCTGAGTTTTTCCAGAACTTCCTGATGTTAAGTAACGAAATGATTAACTCTGCCAAGTTTCTGAAAGCTATCAGGAATATGCCGATCTGATCTGAAGTTCCTggaaaaatacaataatttgTTCGGTAAAGTTGACTTCCAGGATAAATCTTGGTTGAATTATACCAAATCCAGTTTCAAGATAAGATGTCCAGTTTTAATAAGTTTGTAGTCCAGATGAGATGAaggtctcttctcttctcttctcaagCTTGTCTCTTTGCATTTCCAAAATTTAAAACTCTGTTTCTCCCGTCCATCAGTGATCCAAGCTGGTGTTGGAGCTCCAGGATGAGGAGGGGGGCAGCAGGCTGAGGGTCCGTGTCCACGTCGGGGCTGCTGTGTCTGGGCTGCAGGCAGCAGGGAGAGACTGGGTGTCCTGGAGCTCTGAGGGTCTCTGGGAACAAGCAGCCCTCTGCAGTATGGCTGGATGGAGCCTttgtcagaacacacacactgacacacactctgacaggcCGACAAACACAACCATACAAACAAggttggcacacacacacacacatttgtctgcACAATCATGCATGCATactttcttttgctcttcttgttctcactttctctctctctctctctcatacagtcacacacacacacacacacacacacatgcacacacacacacattcatgtgcaTTCTCagctctgctgccccctgctggtggtttaactgggaaccagagccagtttacttcagtgaaaacacatctgACGTGAATACTGATgaaaccaccacacacactgttgtgtgtgtgtgtgtgtccttgttgcATGGTGAGGACAGGTTTTGGCTGTTTGACAGTCTCTGTTCTATACTTCACATTAGTCCTGTGAAGCTCCTGATTTTCGTTTGTTTGCTAAGTTAGAAAAACTGTCTGATCAAAACTATTGATCTTACCTGAAGGTGTCATGTGACCTCACAGACCTGATGTAGAGGCTCCTCAGTGAagcttttcaaatgaaatgtgattttttttttcaggaaactGTTTTCCTAAGTcatatttaaagtattttttggTTCTTATTGATCACTGATCTGTTCCTCTGATCAGACCTGTAGTTCCAATCTTGACCACTGGTGGGCGATGTTGGCCCGTGTTAGTGAAACTGACTGGAGGAATCACCTCCACTTCTGTGATTACTGATACAACAAACAGCTAATAGTGGAGCAGATCCTTGTACGAattgtaaaaatactccaatCAGACATACTTTCTGAGCTTGTTGAGCTCATGGAGGTTGGTAGaatacttttctttatttatttatttatatagtgccaagTCACAATAAAAGTTGTCTTTTGACAATTTCCAACGACCAAACTCGTTAAATTGAGGATAAAATGTggtgtgaaaatgtctgaaacagaagttcatttccacagaaaaaccccccacagcagccaatcaaaaCGTCAAGGatacgaacacacacactcagacattcAGACCCCACCATAAAACACTCGTCTGTGctgatacagtgtgtgtgtgtgtgtgtgtgtgtgtgtgtgtgtgtgtgtgtgtgtgtgtgtgtgtgtgtgtgtgtgtcttgcagaAAGAGggtaaagagacagaaggaaagaagatTTCCAGGAGTCTGCAGAAGATTAGTCTTCACGTCATTAATGCTTTTAACTCTTTTGTACAGCAGATGAACGTACACCTGACTTACACCAGCTGTTGTCCAGGTGCGCGATGCTTTGCTggcctttttaaaaatggcaacATCAGCATTAAAGGTGGGAACACTTTCACCGACACAGTCAGGAGCTCACTCCTAACTCAGGGGTCAGCATGGTAACATTTAACCTGTTAGCTGCTATTAtgctaaatgtcagcatttcaCAGTCGAGTTATTGTTAGTATTGTCAGTGTCATCTGCCTCTGaacaaaccacagaagaagGAAAGCGACAGCTCACTAAATCACTAAATCACAGCTGACTGATTGTCAGACCCCAAAACAAACTGGTCTGTAATGTTAAGAGAAATCATTTCGATGTTCTGTCCCCTCTGCTTCTATTTTGTCTTTTACCACAGCCATCAGGAGACAAACTTTAGAAACGTTCAGATGTTACAAAGAAATCCTCCACGAATGCTGCTGGACGACCCAGAAGCCCCCGAAGCCCCTCCCTGTGGATGCAGCAGCTCCACTCAGTCTGATGACCTTAATAATTAGAGATGCGTCATCTTAACCACACTGTGAACGTTTAATTAAAAGCTGAAGTATTTTGACTGACAGGTTACAGGTGTTGCAGCTCCTCAGCCTCCATCTGTTGACCAGTCAGGTGAGTGGACAGGCTGGATATGGACacactgtgtgctctgctgctgcagctctatATAAGGCTGTCAGTCTCACCAGTGGAAAGACATGGAGGGCAGCACGGGtcagtagacacacacacacacacacacaccttataTGGGAGCAAAAGTCAATGGAAAATGTTGGTGTGAAACAACAGAGCATGAAATTCCTCCTTCCCCTTAAATCCAATCTAAATCTCTCGGAGCTCACAGTCACGTGTGCTTTGCAGCCAATcgtcacactgcagctcaaagATGACCTGAAAAGTCAAATCGCTCTGTCTGGTTGGTTCGTGTGGGATTCAAcccaaattcacacacacatgagccATGTTCACATCCACT
It includes:
- the LOC124063935 gene encoding G-protein coupled receptor 37-like 1, which translates into the protein MALSVSLWLCLYLPLLFSDAKTVWEHGGQHDARDKPSSRVKLEPLWITKQLRTSDDIPNQSLPIPEMLDLDLDQHRRLARGADEEEQQSTFSQSFENDSVTAPHPTDFNNGTKFIAGDDNNVSLHGNASSSDHDVPGLFNPFYPLADSSYAAYAVLFLAGLVLAVGVVGNMAVMCIVWNNYYMRSAWNYLLASMAFWDFLVLVLCLPVVVLNQLSHRRILGDITCRMVPYMEAVSLGITSFTLCALGIDRFHAATSSSQPKTRRVERCRSVLLKLLLVWLAALLLSSPEIFLWQLSQAVSPSTGRLVDSCTITPSSPLSLYLPDSLHSLLLRYHQGRMWWCFGCYFCLPVLFTLLCQMATRNVNSDSSSAQKQRNLDDRSSNQKRQQHQAVERQLNCTLLALAVVYGVCALPEHVCNITLAYTHITVSEDTAAMLALLHHFLLFFKSSVTPVLLLCLCKALGQAFMDCCCCCCQECQPTAAQGSPSSAQLKLKAANETSIFFDKAKDTSAILSISS